From Solanum lycopersicum chromosome 8, SLM_r2.1, the proteins below share one genomic window:
- the LOC101244210 gene encoding probable aquaporin NIP5-1-like — protein MAELENGISAPATPGTPTPLFPSLRVDSMGSYDRKSMPRCKCLPLDAPTWGAPHTCLADFPAPDVSLTRKLGAEFVGTFILIFAATAGPIVNQKYNGAESLIGNAACSGLAVMIVILSTGHISGAHLNPSLTIAFAALRHFPWVQVPAYVAAQVSASICASFALKGVFHPFMSGGVTVPSVNTGQAFALEFLITFNLLFVVTAVATDTRAVGELAGIAVGATVMLNILVAGPSSGASMNPVRTLGPAVAAGNYKSLWIYLVAPTLGALAGAAVYTLVKLRGDTTETPRQVRSFRR, from the exons ATGGCGGAATTAGAAAATGGGATATCGGCGCCGGCAACGCCGGGTACGCCGACTCCGTTATTCCCGTCGTTACGAGTGGATTCGATGGGTTCTTATGATCGGAAGTCAATGCCTCGATGCAAATGTTTGCCTTTGGATGCACCAACATGGGGAGCTCCTCATACCTGTCTTGCAGATTTTCCTGCACCAGATGTCTCCCTCACACGAAAG TTGGGAGCTGAATTCGTGGGAACATTTATCCTTATATTTGCTGCAACAGCCGGGCCAATCGTGAACCAAAAGTACAACGGAGCTGAATCTCTTATTGGGAATGCAGCTTGCTCAGGGCTGGCTGTTATGATTGTGATTCTGTCGACAGGCCATATTTCTGGAGCTCATCTGAATCCGTCCCTAACTATAGCATTTGCAGCACTTCGTCACTTTCCGTGGGTTCAAGTGCCAGCCTATGTTGCAGCACAGGTTTCTGCATCCATTTGTGCTTCTTTTGCACTCAAAGGTGTCTTTCATCCCTTCATGTCTGGTGGAGTTACAGTCCCTTCAGTAAACACTGGCCAGGCTTTTGCTCTTGAATTCCTCATCACATTCAATCTCCTTTTCGTTGTCACTGCTGTTGCAACTGACACCAGAGCG GTGGGAGAGTTGGCTGGCATAGCCGTTGGAGCCACAGTGATGCTCAATATTCTAGTTGCCGG GCCGTCAAGCGGTGCTTCTATGAATCCAGTACGAACTTTGGGGCCGGCTGTTGCAGCAGGAAATTACAAGTCATTGTGGATATACCTAGTGGCTCCAACTCTGGGGGCTCTTGCAGGGGCGGCTGTTTATACGCTCGTCAAACTTCGCGGAGACACTACAGAGACACCACGTCAGGTTAGGAGCTTCCGCCGCTAG